Proteins co-encoded in one Streptomyces sp. NBC_01571 genomic window:
- a CDS encoding AraC family transcriptional regulator codes for MDPLEDVLTLLDTRGHLSSSLVAGGRWAVRFDAPSGVKFNAVRRGHCLLELEGTADPLVLEEGDCYLLTQPRRFTLRGDPEAVAVDAAHVFASSEGGVARAGNGEDEVLLIGGRFSFGDRARTLLLEGLPPVIHVPARTPQAETLQWALAQIDRELRDGPMASTLVAEHLAVVMLVHVLRLHLTREPGAASGWLAGLGDPVVAAALTSLHSRPEHPWTVAELAQACAVSRSTLAARFKNTVGRGPLDYLTRWRVELASRHLRRGTDTVSAIARMVGYGSESALSTAFKRVNGVSPRDYRRTAQAT; via the coding sequence ATGGATCCCCTGGAGGATGTGCTGACCCTGCTCGACACACGAGGTCACCTCTCCTCGAGCCTGGTCGCCGGAGGCCGGTGGGCCGTCCGGTTCGACGCGCCGTCCGGCGTGAAGTTCAACGCCGTCCGGCGCGGTCACTGCCTCCTCGAGCTGGAGGGCACGGCTGACCCGCTCGTCCTGGAGGAGGGGGACTGCTATCTGCTGACCCAGCCGCGGCGCTTCACCCTCCGCGGTGACCCGGAAGCGGTGGCCGTCGACGCCGCCCACGTCTTCGCTTCGTCCGAGGGCGGGGTCGCCCGAGCGGGCAACGGGGAGGACGAGGTACTCCTCATCGGCGGCCGATTCTCGTTCGGCGACCGGGCACGCACACTGCTGCTCGAAGGCCTGCCTCCCGTGATACACGTACCCGCGCGAACACCTCAGGCCGAGACCCTGCAATGGGCGCTCGCCCAGATCGACCGCGAACTGCGGGACGGGCCCATGGCCTCGACACTGGTCGCCGAGCACCTGGCGGTCGTCATGCTCGTCCACGTCCTGCGTCTGCACCTCACGCGTGAGCCCGGGGCCGCTTCCGGCTGGCTCGCGGGCCTCGGAGATCCGGTGGTGGCAGCGGCGCTGACCTCCTTGCACAGCCGGCCGGAGCACCCGTGGACCGTCGCCGAGCTCGCGCAGGCCTGTGCCGTGTCGCGGTCGACGCTCGCCGCACGCTTCAAGAACACCGTCGGCCGTGGGCCCCTCGACTACCTCACCCGGTGGCGGGTGGAACTCGCCTCCCGCCACCTGCGGCGGGGAACCGACACCGTGTCCGCCATCGCCCGTATGGTCGGTTACGGCTCGGAGAGCGCGCTGAGTACGGCCTTCAAGCGGGTCAACGGCGTCTCGCCCCGGGACTACCGCAGGACGGCGCAGGCAACCTGA
- a CDS encoding NAD-dependent epimerase/dehydratase family protein, producing MTADILASGASEAGTVLVTGATGYVGGHMVARLLSEGYRTRVTVREPGRDAEVLALVRQAGVDREDLLEFAVADLSADAGWAAAADGVSHVLHVASPFPVTPPENEDDLILPARDGALRVISAARTAGARRVVMTSSFAAVGYTVKPDARYSEEDWTDPDTEGLPAYPRSKVLAERAVWDFVETNGGIELAVVNPVGIFGPVLGPRLAASANIVRAMLTGRMPVVPLMYFGVVDVRDVVDLHLRAMLHPKAAGERFLAVGGPSISFLGMARTLRAHLPAAADALPSSELTLEQMREAAKTDPALRDAAGLGGRIPVISDAKARSVLDWEPRDVTRTIRDTADSLIALGLVPPVGKP from the coding sequence ATGACTGCGGACATCCTTGCTTCCGGCGCTTCCGAGGCGGGAACGGTACTGGTGACCGGCGCGACCGGGTACGTCGGCGGGCACATGGTCGCCCGCCTGTTGAGCGAGGGGTACCGGACGCGGGTGACGGTCCGCGAGCCCGGCCGTGACGCCGAGGTCTTGGCCCTCGTGCGGCAGGCCGGGGTGGATCGGGAGGACCTTCTGGAATTCGCTGTGGCGGACCTGTCCGCCGACGCGGGCTGGGCGGCCGCGGCCGACGGCGTGAGCCATGTGCTGCACGTGGCGTCCCCCTTTCCCGTCACGCCGCCGGAGAACGAGGACGACCTCATCCTTCCGGCACGCGACGGCGCGCTGCGGGTCATCTCCGCGGCCCGGACCGCGGGCGCACGACGCGTGGTGATGACGTCGTCCTTCGCGGCGGTCGGCTACACCGTCAAGCCCGACGCCCGGTACTCGGAGGAGGACTGGACCGACCCTGACACCGAAGGCCTCCCCGCCTACCCCCGGTCCAAGGTCCTCGCGGAGCGTGCGGTGTGGGACTTCGTGGAGACCAACGGGGGGATCGAGCTGGCGGTCGTCAACCCCGTGGGCATCTTCGGCCCCGTGCTGGGACCGCGCCTGGCCGCGTCGGCCAACATCGTCAGGGCCATGCTCACCGGCCGGATGCCGGTGGTGCCGCTCATGTACTTCGGCGTCGTCGACGTCCGCGACGTCGTGGACCTGCACCTGCGCGCCATGCTGCATCCCAAGGCGGCGGGAGAACGCTTCCTCGCGGTGGGCGGACCGTCGATCAGCTTCCTCGGCATGGCCCGGACCCTGCGAGCGCACCTGCCCGCAGCGGCCGACGCGCTGCCGTCCTCGGAGCTCACGCTCGAACAGATGCGTGAAGCGGCGAAGACGGATCCGGCGCTCCGGGACGCGGCGGGACTGGGCGGCCGCATTCCCGTCATCAGCGATGCCAAGGCCCGCTCCGTGCTCGACTGGGAACCCCGCGACGTCACCCGGACGATCCGTGACACCGCCGACAGCCTCATCGCACTGGGACTGGTGCCCCCGGTCGGCAAGCCCTAG
- a CDS encoding nuclear transport factor 2 family protein gives MAGKPPYPPFDAESAVQKVRAGEDAWNTRDPEKVSLAYTEDSRWRNRSLFINGREEIVAFLTRKWENELEYRLIKELWAFGGNRIAVRFAYEYHTVTGDWFRAYGNENWEFSDDGLMSVRHASINDVPITASERAFDWDRSGPRPPDYPSLSDFGF, from the coding sequence ATGGCCGGGAAGCCGCCCTATCCGCCGTTCGATGCCGAGAGTGCCGTGCAGAAGGTCAGGGCCGGCGAGGACGCCTGGAACACCCGCGATCCCGAGAAGGTCTCGCTCGCCTACACCGAGGACAGCCGCTGGCGTAATCGTTCGCTCTTCATCAACGGCCGCGAGGAGATCGTCGCCTTCCTCACGCGGAAGTGGGAGAACGAACTCGAATACCGGCTGATCAAGGAGTTGTGGGCGTTCGGCGGGAACCGGATCGCCGTCCGTTTCGCCTACGAGTACCACACGGTCACCGGGGACTGGTTCCGCGCCTACGGCAACGAGAACTGGGAGTTCAGCGACGACGGACTCATGAGCGTGCGCCACGCGAGCATCAACGACGTGCCGATCACGGCCTCCGAACGCGCCTTCGACTGGGACCGTTCGGGGCCCCGCCCGCCCGACTACCCCAGCCTCAGCGACTTCGGCTTCTGA
- a CDS encoding MerR family transcriptional regulator, with protein MSLTIQEMARRSGFSEPTLRYYEKVGLLGVVGRDESSGHRRYEAATADRVVALACLRSAGMTVAGMRRYVDLLPLGNAAAAEQRDLFADQAERLADDIERLKSRLDYLRGKTRMWDARVRGDADAERRAIEAVTVILEQFEHQRTE; from the coding sequence GTGAGTCTGACCATTCAGGAGATGGCGCGACGCTCGGGCTTCAGCGAGCCCACGCTCCGCTACTACGAGAAGGTCGGCCTGCTGGGAGTGGTGGGCCGCGACGAGTCCAGCGGGCATCGCCGTTACGAAGCGGCGACGGCCGACCGGGTCGTGGCTCTGGCCTGTCTGCGGTCGGCGGGCATGACGGTCGCCGGTATGCGTCGCTACGTGGACCTGCTGCCCCTGGGCAACGCCGCGGCGGCGGAGCAGCGAGACCTGTTCGCCGACCAGGCGGAGAGGCTGGCCGACGACATCGAACGGCTGAAGTCACGCCTGGACTACCTCCGGGGGAAGACCCGGATGTGGGATGCCCGCGTGCGCGGCGACGCCGATGCCGAACGCCGGGCGATCGAGGCGGTCACCGTGATCCTCGAACAATTCGAACACCAAAGGACTGAGTGA